Proteins encoded within one genomic window of Bdellovibrio sp. ArHS:
- a CDS encoding HlyD family efflux transporter periplasmic adaptor subunit: MPSKVRFFSRFIYGSLIVLLAVSLWLLFREKSVFVNTVKIEKGDFEEYLRVDGVIKSKTKTTVTAFTTGDLERVDLKVGDHLKKGQYISTLKWDFKRTIKSPVAGVVSKVHRESAGPIQRGEPIIDIIDADNFEIIAKALTTDATRVSVGAPVKVTGIGSGELIPAQVVLISRAGYVETSALGVEEEKTDIHMKFTQQPKTLIGDNFHTELFIKVYEAKNVLKIPLGALFKDGDTWKVYKVENNKVHAKEVLIGNKNEKEAILENGLNPEDEVVMFPDDTLKDGAKVKRADQKQRQ, from the coding sequence ATGCCATCAAAGGTTCGTTTTTTTTCCCGATTTATCTACGGATCCTTAATAGTTTTACTGGCTGTCTCTTTATGGCTTCTTTTCAGGGAAAAATCCGTTTTCGTCAACACGGTCAAAATAGAAAAAGGAGATTTCGAAGAATACCTACGCGTCGACGGTGTTATTAAATCAAAGACCAAAACAACCGTGACTGCTTTTACCACTGGTGATCTTGAAAGAGTTGATTTGAAAGTGGGCGATCATCTAAAAAAAGGACAATATATTTCAACTTTAAAGTGGGATTTTAAAAGAACCATAAAAAGTCCCGTTGCTGGAGTTGTTTCTAAAGTCCATCGCGAATCCGCCGGCCCCATTCAAAGAGGTGAGCCCATCATTGACATCATCGACGCCGACAATTTTGAAATTATCGCAAAAGCCTTAACAACTGATGCCACCAGGGTTTCCGTAGGTGCTCCTGTCAAAGTCACAGGCATTGGATCCGGCGAATTAATTCCAGCCCAGGTTGTGCTTATTAGCCGAGCCGGTTACGTCGAAACCTCAGCACTGGGTGTGGAAGAAGAAAAAACCGACATTCACATGAAGTTTACCCAGCAACCAAAAACTCTTATTGGCGACAACTTCCACACCGAACTCTTCATCAAAGTCTACGAAGCCAAAAACGTTTTAAAGATCCCCCTAGGCGCACTCTTCAAAGACGGCGACACGTGGAAGGTCTACAAAGTTGAAAACAACAAGGTCCACGCAAAAGAAGTACTCATTGGTAATAAAAATGAAAAAGAAGCCATTTTAGAAAATGGACTGAATCCAGAGGACGAAGTCGTCATGTTCCCCGACGACACGTTAAAGGATGGCGCAAAGGTCAAGAGAGCTGATCAAAAACAACGTCAGTAG
- a CDS encoding ABC transporter permease, translated as MKALSRKLQRDISSLRIQIITMAVLLACGTAILVASWSSYVTLKKAQTIYYEQYHFPDVFAELVKAPKSVVESLKNIQGIDHFEDRIILDALIDLPDLQEPAVGRLISFTEYSVLNKIHLKKGRFPEPGTIPEVIVHESFASAHRIQPGGQISLQIKGQKKIFKVSGIGISPEYVYALSPLVPFPDDLHFGILWVDKKELSRLGDMQDSFNNIVASVKKTDDVDSVRLKIDQLLAVYGSTGSYDRSKQISNMFIEDEIRQQRSMSIVVPAIFIIVSTFILYTVLSRLISLHRAQIATLKSLGYTSFSLALYYLKLVSIILFLGIVPALVFAYGIGQWYAYLYARYFHFPSIDFSLSPQAVVIGTLAGFLPGWIASSISLFKVFTLQPAEAMRPPAPAKFSQSVFEKWQLLQFKDIQTKMILRNVLAKPWRTFLSILGVSAAIGILINGSFWTDMVDFMVQRQFRESSHEDMEISFLHPRKEDVIQELARIKGVYLIEGLRTAPVKMTYKNIEKITVINSRENADSLRPMIDKEGMHLQPKENQVILSQYFNKKYGIKVGDTVYFELTDRSKPKFSAVVGGFIEDVVGASVYANKSDLHRWLSEQPNINTVYLKVDPRWNNEVYIKLKEFPEVASIGVRKLLLESFTKNLSDMIQTFTVVLVLFAMTISAAVLFNMARITLSEKSWELASMRIMGFDIPETFRVLYLELGFQVLAALFPGLALGYGLSYLSTVWIHTDTFSFPLVINTETYAKAIVTIVIIYAVTGFFLYKKVRSLSMAEALKVRD; from the coding sequence GTGAAGGCTCTTTCCCGTAAACTCCAACGTGACATTTCCAGTCTTCGCATTCAGATCATCACGATGGCAGTCTTACTAGCGTGTGGGACGGCGATCTTGGTGGCCTCGTGGAGTTCTTATGTGACGCTAAAAAAGGCGCAAACGATTTATTATGAACAATACCATTTTCCTGACGTCTTCGCTGAGCTCGTGAAGGCACCAAAATCAGTAGTTGAGTCTCTTAAAAACATTCAAGGAATTGACCACTTCGAAGATCGAATAATTCTTGACGCCTTAATCGATCTTCCTGATTTGCAAGAACCCGCCGTAGGCAGACTTATCTCTTTTACCGAGTATTCAGTCTTAAATAAGATACATTTAAAAAAAGGGAGATTCCCTGAGCCCGGCACTATTCCCGAAGTTATTGTCCATGAAAGCTTCGCTTCAGCTCATCGTATTCAGCCAGGCGGTCAAATCTCGTTGCAGATCAAAGGGCAAAAGAAGATTTTTAAAGTTTCTGGCATTGGAATATCCCCTGAATATGTTTACGCTCTGAGCCCCCTTGTACCCTTTCCCGATGATCTGCACTTTGGCATCTTATGGGTGGATAAAAAGGAACTTTCACGCTTGGGTGATATGCAGGATTCATTTAACAATATCGTCGCCTCGGTAAAAAAAACCGATGATGTGGATAGCGTCCGTCTTAAAATCGACCAGCTTCTTGCGGTGTATGGTTCCACGGGATCTTACGACCGATCAAAACAGATCAGTAATATGTTTATTGAAGATGAGATTCGGCAACAACGTTCAATGTCGATTGTCGTCCCGGCTATATTCATCATCGTTTCGACATTTATACTTTACACAGTTCTAAGCCGACTGATCAGCCTGCATCGGGCCCAAATAGCGACCTTAAAGTCCTTAGGATACACCTCTTTCAGCTTGGCACTCTATTATCTTAAACTTGTCAGTATTATACTTTTCCTTGGCATTGTCCCCGCGCTTGTTTTCGCCTATGGGATTGGTCAGTGGTATGCTTATTTGTATGCCCGCTATTTTCACTTTCCCAGTATTGACTTCAGTCTCTCGCCTCAGGCTGTGGTGATAGGAACACTTGCGGGATTCTTGCCGGGCTGGATCGCCTCCTCTATTTCTTTATTTAAAGTTTTCACTCTGCAACCGGCAGAAGCGATGCGCCCGCCCGCTCCCGCGAAGTTCAGCCAAAGTGTCTTTGAAAAATGGCAATTGCTGCAATTCAAAGACATACAAACAAAGATGATCTTAAGAAATGTTCTGGCAAAACCATGGAGAACCTTTTTGTCCATTCTTGGAGTCTCGGCAGCCATAGGCATTCTGATTAACGGAAGTTTTTGGACCGACATGGTCGATTTCATGGTGCAACGCCAATTTCGCGAGTCCAGCCATGAAGATATGGAAATTTCTTTTCTTCATCCCCGCAAAGAAGATGTAATTCAAGAACTAGCACGTATCAAGGGCGTCTATCTTATTGAAGGCCTCCGAACGGCTCCCGTAAAAATGACTTATAAGAATATAGAAAAGATCACCGTTATAAACTCACGAGAAAACGCCGATTCATTAAGACCCATGATTGATAAAGAAGGGATGCATCTTCAGCCCAAAGAAAATCAAGTTATTCTCAGTCAGTACTTCAACAAAAAATATGGGATAAAAGTCGGAGACACTGTCTATTTTGAACTGACCGATCGCAGTAAGCCGAAATTCTCTGCGGTAGTCGGTGGGTTTATTGAAGATGTGGTCGGCGCATCAGTCTATGCAAACAAGTCAGACCTGCACCGATGGCTTTCTGAGCAACCCAATATCAACACCGTTTATCTGAAGGTAGATCCTCGCTGGAACAACGAAGTCTATATTAAACTTAAAGAGTTTCCAGAGGTTGCCTCTATCGGCGTCCGCAAGCTTCTGCTTGAGAGCTTTACAAAAAATTTATCTGACATGATCCAAACGTTCACGGTTGTTTTAGTGCTTTTTGCAATGACAATTTCAGCGGCGGTTCTATTTAACATGGCAAGAATAACTCTTTCCGAAAAATCTTGGGAACTGGCCAGTATGCGAATCATGGGCTTTGATATACCCGAAACTTTTAGGGTCCTCTATTTAGAATTGGGTTTTCAAGTTTTAGCCGCATTGTTCCCGGGCTTGGCTCTTGGATATGGGCTGTCCTATCTTAGTACTGTCTGGATACATACCGACACCTTTAGTTTTCCCCTAGTAATTAACACTGAGACTTACGCCAAAGCCATTGTTACTATTGTCATCATCTATGCAGTGACGGGATTTTTTCTTTATAAGAAAGTACGTTCATTGAGCATGGCAGAAGCTCTGAAGGTTAGGGATTGA
- a CDS encoding ABC transporter ATP-binding protein, giving the protein MGEVKIQALRGVDLELYDGEFVVLLGASGSGKSTLLNIIGGLDTPSAGRVKYKENVLSESTNKILTQYRRDHIGFVFQFYNLIPNLSAIENVNLVTDISISPMPSLEALALVGLKDRKDFFPSQLSGGEQQRVAIARAIAKRPQLLLCDEPTGALDLQTGKLVLQAIDKVHKELGTLVIVITHNSAIANLADRVIYLGDGKVIKQERNTKKIPIEEVFW; this is encoded by the coding sequence ATGGGGGAAGTGAAAATTCAGGCGCTGCGAGGAGTGGACCTTGAGCTTTACGACGGTGAATTCGTCGTTCTGCTGGGCGCCTCAGGAAGTGGCAAGTCCACTTTGCTAAACATTATTGGCGGATTGGATACGCCATCGGCTGGCAGGGTTAAATACAAAGAAAATGTTCTATCCGAGTCCACGAACAAAATTCTAACCCAGTACCGAAGAGATCACATTGGATTTGTCTTTCAGTTTTACAATCTTATCCCAAATCTTTCCGCTATAGAAAATGTGAACCTGGTGACCGACATCTCAATTTCACCAATGCCCAGCCTGGAAGCCTTGGCATTGGTGGGACTTAAAGACCGCAAAGATTTTTTTCCCTCGCAACTTTCAGGGGGCGAACAACAAAGGGTGGCTATCGCCAGAGCCATTGCCAAAAGACCCCAACTTTTATTGTGCGATGAACCGACAGGCGCTCTGGATCTACAGACTGGAAAACTAGTGCTTCAAGCCATCGATAAAGTGCATAAAGAATTAGGCACTTTGGTGATAGTTATCACCCACAACTCTGCGATTGCAAATCTAGCAGACCGAGTGATCTATCTTGGCGATGGCAAGGTCATAAAGCAGGAACGAAACACCAAAAAAATTCCCATCGAGGAGGTGTTTTGGTGA
- a CDS encoding rhodanese-like domain-containing protein, with product MGFRRNVIVAGFLIMSSFGFQANAKDVVLDVRTPKEYSAGHIPNALNVDLLNANFREKVSELSRQDSYKVYCRSGNRSGQAIAIMRELGFKDLTNLGSLENAAKELKVKPVGE from the coding sequence GTGGGCTTTAGAAGAAATGTTATTGTTGCAGGTTTTCTTATTATGTCATCGTTTGGCTTTCAAGCTAATGCCAAGGATGTCGTCTTAGATGTGCGAACACCTAAAGAGTATTCGGCGGGTCATATTCCTAATGCTCTTAATGTAGATCTTTTAAATGCGAATTTTCGCGAAAAGGTTTCCGAGCTGAGCCGTCAAGATAGTTATAAAGTTTATTGTCGTAGTGGTAATAGATCAGGTCAGGCCATCGCCATTATGCGGGAACTTGGTTTTAAGGATTTAACGAACTTAGGCAGTCTCGAAAATGCGGCCAAGGAGCTGAAAGTGAAACCGGTCGGTGAATAG